The sequence AGTCGAGCGCGGAGGCGGCGGCGCGGCTGCGCACCCAGCGCACGCGGCCGTCGGAGCAGATGATGCGGTGCTCCAATTCCACCTCCGCGCCGGGGGCGAGCCTCTCGATGCAGGCGCGGTAGCGGGCGCGGTCCTCGGGGTGGACCATTTCCGCCCAGAGGGGCGGCGGGCCTCCGTCGGGGCCGGGCTGGGCGAAGGCGGAGACGGGGTAGCCGGTGGTGCGCTCGACGACGGGGGTGCAGTAGAAGTCGCGCAGCACGCCGCCGCGCAGCTTGCCGCCCCAGAGGTAGTCGGGCAGGGAGCGGGTGAGGACGTCGACGCGGTCCTCCTGCTCCTGGAGGCTGCGCTCGGCGCGCATGCGCTCGGTGAGCTCGGAGAGGGCGGCGATGACGCCGAGCACCTCGCCGCCGGTGCCGCGCACGCGCGAGTAGCTGCTGAACCAGAAGCGCGGCTCGCCGGGAGCGGCGGGGGTCTCCACCTGGAGGCAGGGGTCCTGGATGGGAGTATCGGTCTCGAGGGCCTGCTGGAGGCGGGGCGCGAGGAGGCGCCCGAGCTCGGGCATCACCTCGGCGACGTGGTGGCCGAGGTGGTTCGCCGCGGGCAGGCCATTCATGGCGGCGAGCGCGGTGTTGACGTGGACGTAGCGCAGCTCGCGGTCGAAGAAGGCGAAGCCCACGGGGGCGGCGTCCATGACGGCCTCGCGCAGGGCGCTGGCATTGGTGGCGCGCCTGAGCACGGCGAGGCGCTCCTGGTGGGCGCGGCGCGAGGCGACGGCCCAGCGCAGCGCGAGCACGCTGGTGGTGACGAGGACGAGGGCCGTGGGGATGAGGATCTGGGCCAGGCGGCTGCCAGTCTCCACACGCCCGCTCATCCAGGAGATGAGCGCGGCGGCGGCCGTGGATGTGAGGACGGCCAGCAGCAACTGACGGTGGGAGGGGGACTCGTGCATACGGTGTGGGCGCGGACGCGCGAGCCTAAACCGGAATGGGACTCCGGACTCTTGCGGATGGATATTTTGACTGACACCCCGGTGGCAGGGCTTGCGGGGGGACGGGCCCTTCGAGGCGCGGTACCAGGCATCAAGTCGCGGGTTGCTCGGCCCCAGCGGCCTGTTGCCGCGAGGCGAGCGACAACAGCTCACGCACCTCTTCATCCGAGGTCTGCGCGAAGTCGCGGTACCACAGGCCCACGGCGTAGAAGGGCTCCGGCCCGCGCGCGCAGAGGACCTCGTCTGCCTCGGCGGCCAGGTCTTCACACGACTCGACGGCACCCACCGGCACGGCGACCACGATTCGCGCGGGCCCCTGCTGCCGGAGCGCGGCCACCGCCGCGCGCATCGTGGTGCCCGTGGCCAGGCCATCATCCACCAGAATCACCGTGTGTCCGCGCACGTCCGGCGGCGGGCGTCCATCTCTGTAGCGTTCCTCACGCCGTCGAAGCTCACGCCCCTCGCGCTCGGCCGTGGCGTCGATTTGCTCCCGCGTCACGCCCAGCTCTTCCACCACCTCGCGGTTGATGACGCGTACTCCTCCCGAGGCAATCGCCCCCATGGCCAGCTCCTCATGCGAGGGCGCTCCCAGCTTGCGCACGAGGAACACGTCGAGCGGCGCGCCCAGGGCCTTGGCGACCTCGTAGGCCACTGGCACTCCACCTCTCGGCAACGCCAGCACCAGCGTGTCCGGCTGGTGCTCGTACCGCGACAACAGGCCCGCGAGCACACGGCCTCCCTCATAACGGTCCAGGAACTCGGGCCCACGCATGCTCCGCTCCTCCCGTCCCCGCGTCGGGACATGGTCTCCCCAAGGAAGCTGGGCACCTCGCGAGGCGAGGGGAACGGTTCCGCTGGAGCGCGGCTATGCGATGATCTCCGGCTTGCCCGGCTGCGTGGGCATGGGCGGGTCATGGATGCCGGGTGGCTTGATGTCCGGCGGCGCGGGCGGCTCGATTTCCGGCGGCGCGCGCGTGGGTGGCTCGATCTGCGGCGGCTGGCGGGTGGGTGGCTCGCGCTCGGGCGGCTTGCCCGGCTCCGGGGTCTTCACGGGCTCTCCAGGCGTGGTCTGCGGTCCAGCCATGCGTCGTGTCTCCTCGCTCCTTCGGAAGTCCAGCAGCCCGTTCACCTTGGGCACGCGCGGGCAGACGGGCACCGTCCCCGTCGCACACTGAACTCGGAGCCCTCGCTCGCCCGGCTGCCCGGGAGCCGGGGTACCCATGCACCCGCGCCGGACTCCATCGGCAGCCTGTCCCAGGGGCAGGCAGGCGCTCTGCTAGAGTCCGCGCCCATGCGCGCATGGCTGAGCTGGCTCGTCCTCTTCTGCGTCCTGGGCACGCCGGCCCTGGGTGTCACGGTGCAGAAGGTGCCCCGTCCACCCCGAGGCACGTGGACGGTGGACCTCACGCCGTCCCACGTCCTCACGCAGGCGACGAAGGCGGAGGTGAACCGCATCGCCAACGAGCTGAACGACCGCGGGCTCGGCCAGCTCGCAGTGGTCGTGGTGGGCACCACGTCGGGACAGCCCTCGCGCATGTTCGCGCTGGACCTCTTCAACCGCTGGGGCATCGGTCATGCCGGCCGGAACGATGGCGTGCTGCTCTTCGTCGCGCTGAGCGACCGCAAGGCGGAGATCATCCTCGGAGACGGAGTGAATGGACCCGAAGACCAGCGGGCCAGCGACGCGGTGATGGCGGACGACGTCGTGCCCGGCTTCAAACGCAATGACCCGAACGCCGCCGTCCTCCAGGGCGCTCTCGGGCTGAAGGCGCTCCTCGAGAACGCACGCCTCAACAATCCCAACGCGGCGGCTGCGAGCACCGACGCGCCCATCTCCATGGGTGCTGTCGCAGACACGGACCCCCAGCCCGCGACGACGGAGCCCTACGTGTCCAGGCCGGAGGAGCCTTCGTCCTCATCGGGCCTCGGCTTCGTCGTTGGAGGCGCGGGCGTGCTCGGAGCCGCGGGCCTGGCCGGCCGCGCATGGTTCCGCCGCCGCCCGCGCAAGTGCGGCAGGTGCGGCAACCTGCGCGTGCGGCTCGATGAGCGCGCCGACAACGCCCACCTCGACGCGGGCCAGCGCTTCGAGGAGTCGCTGGGCTCGGTGGACTACGACGTCTGGTGGTGCGACCCCTGCGAGGACGCGCTCGTGGAGCGCTACGGCGCGCTGTTCACCTCATTCTCGCGCTGCTCCCGGTGCAACTACGTCACCGTCAAGCAGACGAGCCGGACGCTGGTCTCCGCGACGTATGACCACGGCGGAGAGGTGGAGGTGACGCGCACCTGCGGTCACTGCGACCACGTGACGACCTCCCGTCACTCCACGCCACGACGCACCCGGCCCTCGTCCAGCTCCTCCTCCAGGTCCTCGTCTCGCAGCAGCGGCTCCTCGTTCGGAGGAGGGCGCTCGTCGGGCGGCGGCTCCAGCGGAAGCTGGTAGTCGCGCTCACACGGTTGACGACGAAGCCACCGCCTCAGCCGTAACGGTGCGAGGCAGCCGCACGGTGAACACCGTGCCTTCCTCCTCCGACGAGCGCACGGAGATGCTCCCTCCGTGGGCCCGGACGAGCTGCTGGACGATGTAGAGCCCGAGCCCCAGTCCTCGCCGTCCTCCATTGCCGCCCGCCTGTTTGAACGGGTCGAAGATGTGCGGCAGCGATTCCGGAGGCACGGGCGTCCCGGCATTGCACACGGTCAGCACCGCGTCCGGGCCCTCGGCCACCACGGTGACTCGCACGGGCGCCACCGCGTCCCCGTGCGCCAGCGCATTGCCCACCAGGTTGGACACCACCTGCGCGAGCCGGTCCGGGTCCCACTCGCCCGCATGGGCTCCACGCGCGCAGGACAGCAGCACCCGGCCCGGGTACGTCAGCTCGAACTCGGCCATGGTGGCCTGCACCAGGTCGCACAAGTCCATGCGCCGCCGCTCCAGCGGAATGCCTCCGCCCACGGACGCACGCGTGAAGTCCAGCAGGTCGGCAATCATCCGCGCCATCCGCTCCGCGCTGGTGGCGATGCGCCGCACGCCCGACATCACGGGCTCGGAGAGCTCCTCCTGTCTCAGAAGCAACTGGGTTGCGAGTGAGATGTGCGACAGCGGGTTGCGCAGGTCATGCCCGACGATGCCCAGCAGCCTGTCGCGGAACTGCTCCGCGCGCTTCGCCTCGCTGACGTCGCGGAAGAAGACGGCGATGCCACCCTCGCGCGTGGGGTAGGCGCTGACGCTCGTCCAGAGGTCGAGCGGCGCGTAGTACTCGTCGA comes from Pyxidicoccus parkwaysis and encodes:
- a CDS encoding phosphoribosyltransferase gives rise to the protein MRGPEFLDRYEGGRVLAGLLSRYEHQPDTLVLALPRGGVPVAYEVAKALGAPLDVFLVRKLGAPSHEELAMGAIASGGVRVINREVVEELGVTREQIDATAEREGRELRRREERYRDGRPPPDVRGHTVILVDDGLATGTTMRAAVAALRQQGPARIVVAVPVGAVESCEDLAAEADEVLCARGPEPFYAVGLWYRDFAQTSDEEVRELLSLASRQQAAGAEQPAT
- a CDS encoding TPM domain-containing protein; this encodes MRAWLSWLVLFCVLGTPALGVTVQKVPRPPRGTWTVDLTPSHVLTQATKAEVNRIANELNDRGLGQLAVVVVGTTSGQPSRMFALDLFNRWGIGHAGRNDGVLLFVALSDRKAEIILGDGVNGPEDQRASDAVMADDVVPGFKRNDPNAAVLQGALGLKALLENARLNNPNAAAASTDAPISMGAVADTDPQPATTEPYVSRPEEPSSSSGLGFVVGGAGVLGAAGLAGRAWFRRRPRKCGRCGNLRVRLDERADNAHLDAGQRFEESLGSVDYDVWWCDPCEDALVERYGALFTSFSRCSRCNYVTVKQTSRTLVSATYDHGGEVEVTRTCGHCDHVTTSRHSTPRRTRPSSSSSSRSSSRSSGSSFGGGRSSGGGSSGSW